The Vicia villosa cultivar HV-30 ecotype Madison, WI linkage group LG1, Vvil1.0, whole genome shotgun sequence genome includes a region encoding these proteins:
- the LOC131631857 gene encoding vesicle-associated protein 2-2-like isoform X2 — MTTTELLQIDPSELRFVFELKKQSSCLIQLGNNNDHYIAFKVKTTSPKKYCVRPNIGLIKPNEKCDFTVTMQAQRTAPPDMNCKDKFLILSTVVPFGTTDDDITSDMFVKDSGKYIEEKKLKVVLISPPSSPVLLPVNGDVKQDPSYQINALKDRVISGIENVPPPPLRASVEVKGLEPVMDMGENKTDGNNDVRHAENESDMKPTIADDVQLNLAKGCEELKSRLCLMDTKLREAEVAVMKLNEEKRTYNKEKDMLKKELEALKRRSNTKVQQGFPLLFVCMVAIVGVAVGYYIQP, encoded by the exons ATGACGACTACTGAGCTTCTTCAAATCGATCCTTCCGAACTCCGATTCGTCT TTGAATTGAAGAAACAGAGTTCATGCTTGATTCAACTCGGAAACAATAACGATCACTATATCGCTTTCAAG GTTAAAACGACGTCGCCGAAGAAATATTGTGTTAGACCTAATATAGGCCTCATCAAGCCAAACGAAAAATGTGATTTTACTG TTACTATGCAAGCTCAACGTACCGCGCCGCCGGATATGAATTGCAAAGATAAGTTTCTTATCCTAAGCACGGTTGTTCCGTTTGGAACTACTGATGATGACATTACATCTGATATG TTTGTAAAAGACAGTGGAAAGTATATTGAGGAGAAGAAACTGAAGGTAGTTCTTATTAGTCCCCCGTCTTCGCCGGTTTTGCTTCCTGTAAACGGTGATGTGAAACAAGATCCGTCGTACCAAATTAATGCGCTTAAAGATAGGGTGATCAGTGGAATTGAAAATGTACCTCCTCCACCTCTAAGA GCTTCTGTGGAAGTTAAGGGTTTGGAACCGGTCATGGATATGGGAGAGAATAAAACAGATGGGAATAATGATGTAAGGCATGCTGAAAACGAGAGTGACATGAAGCCAACAATAGCTGATGATGTGCAGTTGAATTTAGCAAAGGGTTGTGAGGAGTTGAAATCAAGGCTTTGCTTGATGGATACAAAGTTAAGAGAG GCTGAGGTAGCAGTGATGAAGTTGAATGAGGAGAAACGCACATACAATAAAGAAAAAGACATGCTAAAGAAAGAATTG gAGGCACTGAAGAGGAGAAGTAACACAAAAGTTCAACAAGGCTTTCCATTACTGTTTGTCTGCATGGTTGCTATTGTCGGTGTGGCAGTTGGATACTATATTCAGCCATAA
- the LOC131631857 gene encoding vesicle-associated protein 2-2-like isoform X1, which produces MTTTELLQIDPSELRFVFELKKQSSCLIQLGNNNDHYIAFKVKTTSPKKYCVRPNIGLIKPNEKCDFTVTMQAQRTAPPDMNCKDKFLILSTVVPFGTTDDDITSDMFVKDSGKYIEEKKLKVVLISPPSSPVLLPVNGDVKQDPSYQINALKDRVISGIENVPPPPLRASVEVKGLEPVMDMGENKTDGNNDVRHAENESDMKPTIADDVQLNLAKGCEELKSRLCLMDTKLREVRAPEFRLSIMNAEVAVMKLNEEKRTYNKEKDMLKKELEALKRRSNTKVQQGFPLLFVCMVAIVGVAVGYYIQP; this is translated from the exons ATGACGACTACTGAGCTTCTTCAAATCGATCCTTCCGAACTCCGATTCGTCT TTGAATTGAAGAAACAGAGTTCATGCTTGATTCAACTCGGAAACAATAACGATCACTATATCGCTTTCAAG GTTAAAACGACGTCGCCGAAGAAATATTGTGTTAGACCTAATATAGGCCTCATCAAGCCAAACGAAAAATGTGATTTTACTG TTACTATGCAAGCTCAACGTACCGCGCCGCCGGATATGAATTGCAAAGATAAGTTTCTTATCCTAAGCACGGTTGTTCCGTTTGGAACTACTGATGATGACATTACATCTGATATG TTTGTAAAAGACAGTGGAAAGTATATTGAGGAGAAGAAACTGAAGGTAGTTCTTATTAGTCCCCCGTCTTCGCCGGTTTTGCTTCCTGTAAACGGTGATGTGAAACAAGATCCGTCGTACCAAATTAATGCGCTTAAAGATAGGGTGATCAGTGGAATTGAAAATGTACCTCCTCCACCTCTAAGA GCTTCTGTGGAAGTTAAGGGTTTGGAACCGGTCATGGATATGGGAGAGAATAAAACAGATGGGAATAATGATGTAAGGCATGCTGAAAACGAGAGTGACATGAAGCCAACAATAGCTGATGATGTGCAGTTGAATTTAGCAAAGGGTTGTGAGGAGTTGAAATCAAGGCTTTGCTTGATGGATACAAAGTTAAGAGAGGTTAGAGCTCCTGAATTTAGATTAAGCATTATGAAT GCTGAGGTAGCAGTGATGAAGTTGAATGAGGAGAAACGCACATACAATAAAGAAAAAGACATGCTAAAGAAAGAATTG gAGGCACTGAAGAGGAGAAGTAACACAAAAGTTCAACAAGGCTTTCCATTACTGTTTGTCTGCATGGTTGCTATTGTCGGTGTGGCAGTTGGATACTATATTCAGCCATAA
- the LOC131631854 gene encoding sodium/hydrogen exchanger 1-like, whose amino-acid sequence MTGEGALYEKLATMMTSDHASVVSLNIFVALLCTCIVIGHLLEENRWINESITALLIGLCTGVLILFTTGGRSSHIMVFSEDLFFIYLLPPIIFNAGFQVKKKQFFRNFMTIMLFGAIGTLISFCIISLGAIHFFEKLNIGSLKIGDYLAIGAIFSATDSVCTLQVLNQDETPLLYSLVFGEGVVNDATSVVLFKAIQNFDLSHIDLTTALDLIGNFLYLFIASTVLGIFVGLLSAYIIKKLYFGKLIRHSTDREVALMILMAYLSYMLAELFSLSAILTVFFCGILMSHYTWHNVTESSRVTTKHTFATMSFIAEIFIFLYVGMDALDIEKWRFVSQSPGKSIGVSSLLLALILVGRAAFVFPLSFISNLTKKSQSEKIEFKQQVTIWWAGLMRGAVSIALAYNQFTRLGHTKLRENAIMITSTISVVLFSTMVFGLLTKPLVRLLLPSSKHNIISIQSTPSSPKSFSVPLLGNEEDDVGGNDGTQRPNRLRLLLRIPSHGVHHYWRKFDNCFMRPVFGGRGFVPYVPGSPI is encoded by the exons ATGACTGGAGAAGGAGCTCTATACGAGAAACTCGCGACGATGATGACCTCAGACCACGCTTCCGTAGTGTCGCTAAACATATTTGTCGCTCTTCTTTGTACTTGCATCGTCATTGGTCATTTGTTAGAGGAGAATCGTTGGATTAATGAATCCATCACTGCTCTTCTCATT GGTTTGTGTACTGGAGTGTTAATATTGTTTACGACCGGAGGAAGAAGCTCGCATATAATGGTGTTCAGTGAAGATCTTTTCTTTATCTACCTTCTCCCCCCCATCATTTTCAATGCCGG GTTTCAGGTCAAGAAGAAACAATTTTTCCGCAATTTTATGACTATAATGCTTTTCGGGGCAATTGGTACACTCATATCATTCTGCATCATATCATTAG GTGCCATACACttctttgaaaaattaaatatcgGCTCCCTCAAGATCGGAGATTATCTCG CAATTGGAGCAATATTTTCAGCAACAGATTCTGTTTGCACATTGCAG GTTCTTAACCAGGACGAGACGCCTTTACTATACAGTTTAGTGTTTGGAGAAGGAGTAGTAAATGATGCAACTTCTGTAGTACTCTTCAAAGCAATTCAGAATTTCGACCTCTCCCACATTGATTTAACCACTGCTTTAGACTTAATCGGAAACTTTTTGTATCTATTCATAGCGAGCactgtgttaggaatcttt GTTGGATTGCTTAGTGCATATATCATTAAAAAGCTCTACTTTGGAAAGTTGATAAG ACACTCTACCGATCGCGAGGTTGCTCTGATGATACTAATGGCTTACCTTTCCTATATGCTAGCTGAA TTATTTTCGTTAAGTGCGATTTTGACTGTGTTCTTCTGCGGCATTCTTATGTCGCATTATACCTGGCATAATGTGACAGAAAGTTCAAGAGTAACAACAAA GCATACTTTTGCGACTATGTCATTCATTGCTGAAATCTTTATCTTCCTTTATGTTGGGATGGATGCACTAGATATCGAGAAATGGCGTTTTGTAAGTCAGAG TCCGGGAAAATCAATTGGAGTCAGTTCGTTGTTGTTGGCGCTTATTCTAGTGGGAAGAGCTGCATTTGTTTTCCCTCTTTCCTTCATATCCAACTTGACTAAGAAGTCTCAATCTGAGAAAATTGAGTTTAAGCAACAA GTGACGATTTGGTGGGCTGGTCTGATGCGTGGCGCTGTTTCCATTGCACTTGCTTACAATCAG TTTACTAGGCTCGGACATACGAAATTGCGTGAAAATGCGATCATGATCACTAGTACTATTAGTGTTGTACTCTTCAGCACAATG GTGTTTGGGTTATTGACGAAGCCACTTGTGAGGTTGTTGCTTCCTTCATCTAAACACAATATAATCAGCATACAGTCAACACCATCGAGCCCCAAATCATTCAGTGTGCCACTTCTTGGCAATGAAGAGGATGATGTAGGGGGCAATGATGGGACACAGAGACCAAACAGATTGCGTTTGCTCCTTCGGATTCCAAGCCATGGGGTGCATCACTACTGGCGCAAATTCGACAATTGTTTCATGCGACCTGTCTTTGGTGGCCGGGGTTTTGTACCATATGTTCCTGGTTCTCCCATTTAA